Within the Thalassophryne amazonica chromosome 19, fThaAma1.1, whole genome shotgun sequence genome, the region GCCATATAGTAAGGCTGGCAGCACTCGGACCCTAAAGACCTGTCCCTCATTCTCCTGTAAAGCTATCGGCATCACCAATCACCCTTGACTGGCAAATTGGGGGAGGGAGCAGACACATAATTAGACAGAAGCTAGATGATAGAAAGTAATCATGGGCACAAATCCATTCTGTTCAGTCTCTTGAGGCGTGACAACAGTGTGTCAGTGCTGCTTATTGAGTCCTTTCCATCTCTGTCCTTTATGCCAAGCTTCCTTATCCCATGCGAATCAGCCATGAATGTTAGAAGTCCCATAGTTAAAATTAGATTACTCCACCTTCCCATATTGAATTAAAGCTATCAAAATTTGGCTTTAGAATTGTTTAGTGGATAGCTGTTTGAATGCTACATTATGAAGGGATATGCCAGGCCGTCTGACTGAAGGAGAGAGTATTCATCTAGTTTTCTTGTCTGTTATCTATTGTGATACATATTGCTATAGTAGGAAACAACTCAATCGTTCTGTATTGACACCTAAACTTTTCTTCTTTGCTGTTGTTCTAAgtctctttttttgggggggtcctATGTCATTTGTGTGTCCTTTGACACATCATTTGGAAGCCCATGTGTTAAGTAAGCTTTCTTGTTGATGAACGCTCTTTGAATGTCTTCATTGTTTTGTCCTTAATTTAACCAGTGCCAAATGCGGGCAGTCCTTCAACCAGGCTGATTCATCTCATTGTGCAACCTTCTGCTGTGTAATCTGAAACAAATTGAGCAGCTTTGTGATGTTGCATTTGTTTAGCTTAGTGGGTCTTCCTATGATATTGATAAATAATTTATGTAATGTTTTGATGTTGGTGTTATAATGACCGAATAATGTGAAATATCTCACTTCTCAAATGTTTAAAGTCACACAAAGATTTGGGCTTTGTTGATAAATgttgtattttcagtgcaaaacgGAGCTGTGACCCAAAAGGATACTCTGAATGATGATGAGTTTGAGCCTTACCTGAATACCCAGGCAAGACAGGTAAGCTGATGATGGTTGGCCACAGATGTCTGTTTTTTGTTGATTACCTCTCGCTGTCAGGTATTTGTGGTCATATTGTTGTCAGTTTCTGATTTAAGATGATAAATGTCTGTCTTATTTGTTGCTGAATTTGAGTAGTTCTACACTCGCGAAGTAAAACattatgggccccttcacacgtagcacaaataagtaggaatcagggcgaatcacggtgaAACGGCccacacaaaaacattgagccggcGGCAGAAGGGACacacgggcaggcgtgaacgatccgtcgcagcgggaacacagtgcgagaagCTGAAGCGTGTGGAACAACATCGCGCAGCATACATATGAGCATTTTATGCAAGCCCCCCCACACGCCGCGGGAGGAGGCGTGACATACCACGTGTATTGCTTTTTGCAacgtcacactcgtgggggcacttagacaaatttcacagccagctcaaaagtgatcgtctgctcactgttttcttgCCAACAGTGTGATTGGCCACatgttttctaagtgtcaagtgagcagtgttagatgttcgtgtgtgtcaccttgaACTTGGCCGACATCTGCCGTGAGagagatcgaatgggctctcacagggcacactgtctttcagccgcaggTGTGAGCGAATTATTGTAGTAACACGTGTATGAAGCGTTggcggcagctccgatttttcaggaatggcatgcagttcctcctttgtgcgctagacgGCTTAAATCATGTTacgtgtgatggggccctaagcATTGGCTTATTTATTTTCAATACTATGATGTATGTCAGGGTTGAGCAGACAAAGCTGCAATATACTTCAAATCAGATGCAGCTAGATGCAGCCTGTGGATTGGTATACAGTTAAAACCATACATATTCCACACATGACACTAACTTGAAATCTGTGAGCCTCACGTACGTATGATGGTGAGGGTTTTTTACATTACCATAGAGCCATCTTAGTATGTAAATAGCTATAACACATTACTGCTGgtaatgatatacgaggtctattagaaaagtatccgaccttattatttttttcaaaatccatatggatttgaatcacgtgtgattacatcagacgtgcttgaaccctcgtgggcatgcaagagttttttttcacgcctgtcagttacgtcattcgcctgtgggcagtctttgagtgaggagtcgcccaccctctcgtcgttttttcattgtttaggaatggctcacactgctgctttgtttgatcaaaattttttcaaaactgtaaggcacaactgagtggacaccattcgataaattcagctggttttcggtaaaaattttaacggctgatgagagtttggtctggtagtgtcgccgtaaggacggcccacggcgcctgacggcgatctgcgcttcgaggcggcagcgtctcgccgtttcaagttgaaaacttccacatttcaggctctgttaacccagtaagtcgtcagaactttcagaagaagtcggcatgaggagtttattcggacattccattgtttacggacattttgtaatgaaagaacgtgcgggcagagtcgcatgtcaggccggatctgaccgcggggggtcgcgacaggaaaaacacctccgttggaaaccttaacgggcaagttggaacatgcccaagctgttaaacaatttctcagttactcacttgttgaaagccatcaaaagccgcctgaattttacaaatggttttcaacacggaggtgtttttcctgtcgcagcgcacacagattcaccgagtcgtcacggaaacgactcggcgaatttgcgcgcacgtctttcattacaaaatgtccttaaacagtggaatgtccgcataaagtcctcatgccggcctcttctgaatcttctctgttctctcacgacgtcctgggtgaattaagccttaaattaggatgttttcaggtcgaaacagaccgacgacggcgcctggaagtgctgcaggacgtcccggtccgtgggaagtccttacaccgacagaaacaccccataatctctcatcagccgttaaacttttcaccgaaaaccagcttaatttctcgaatagtatccactcggatattcctcacagatccagaaaaaattttgataaagcaacgcatgccgtctggagcagcgtgtgaaacaaaggaattcagccgagagggcgggaccacatctcactcaaggcctgcccatagggaaattacgtcaccgacacgcgtgaaaaaactcacgcatgcgcacgagggttcaagcatgattggtgtaatcgcatgtcaatcaaatccatgtagtttttttttttttttttttttttataaaactgccagttagttttataagatacctcgtatattaAAGAACCACAGAATTCTTCAGCAAAACACTTGAAACTTGGACATAATTGGGTGTTCCAATAGAACGATGACCCCCAACTTGCATGAAACCTTGTTATGCATGTTAACATTAAGGTTTTGGAATAGTCTCATTACCTCAACCGTGTCTTAAAAAATTTGGTCCAtaccagcaagcagacacatgtaaTTGATCTCTGCCAATTTTGACAAGAGCGGTCGAATATCCAGAATTCTGCCAGAAGCATCAAACTGCTCAAGTcattaaaatttttttatttcaaattggtttttgcagattttaaaaattttctaACCAAAGTTGCAAAGACTACTTTAGTAATATAAATGTCTAACTTTGCAATCCAAGTAAGATTTGTAATTAATAAAAGAATacaactcaattaaaaaaaaaaggtttatttgGTGTGTGGTTAATTGGAATTTATGTTTGATCTATACTCCCTTGATGAAGGTATGTTCTCTCCTACAATAACCCTTTTCTGGGGTTATTGTAAATGGGCTTCAGTATTTTCCACCCAGCAGCTTCCCAAACCTACTATCAAAAACCTGTCATGAGAAATGAAACAAAGCGGTGTGATTTCTGGTTTCAGAAGTTCTGTCACCTTCTAACTTGTTTTAAGTCTTTGTAGTGAATTACAGATGACCTGTTCTGACATTTTTGGTAACGATTACAGGAAATTTATCTGTACAAACATTAATTGGCACATTTGTAGTCTATTTTGTTTCAGTGGCCATGGGTTTGCTGTGGTAAATGGAGTTCCTCTCACACATTAGTGGACACTGAAAAGTGAGCAGTAGAGGAAAACAGAGGCTCTGTTCTTCCAGTCAAGAATGCAACATCCTTTTGTTCAAGAGACTATTTTTTTGTATACTTTGTATAGTAACTTTGTGCATTCATAGATGAGATAGGAGAAAAAGAACAGCTTTAAAACTGCATTGTTgtgggttttaatttgtcatgaaTCTTTGATATATAACGCTAAAGTTCAATGATAACAGTGCTTCATTTTAATGTGATTTCAAATTCATTGGATAGATTGGCTCTTAAAAGTTATTGCAACATGTGACTAAATGTTGCTCTTTCTTTATTTAGAGCAATGCCTATACGGCCATGTCGGACTCGTACATGCCCAGCTACTACAGTCCCTCCATAGGATTTTCATACTCTCTAAATGAGGCAGCATGGTCCACAGGTGGTGACCCTCCTATGCCTTACCTGGCCTCCTATGGACAGCTGAGCAATGGGGAGCCCCACTACCTCCCAGACGCTATGTTTGGCCAGCCAGGCCCCCTTGGGAGCAACCCATTCCTGGGACAGCATGGTTTCAATTTCTTCCCAAGTGGTATCGACTTCTCTGCATGGGGAAACAGCAGCTCTCAGGGACAGTCTGGGACACCGCAGAGTTCTGGATACAGCAGCAGCTATGCCTATGCTCCCAGCTCTCTTGGGGGTGCCATGATCGATGGACAGTCCCCATTCGCACCTGCTGCCAATGAGCCCCTTAACAAGGCACCTGGTATGAACAGCCTTGACCAGGGCATGGCGGGGCTTAAAATTGGTAGTGCTGCTCCTGGGGGTAACGGGGACATGACTCCTAAGGTCGTTGGTTCTGGTTTACCTGGTGGGGGTCCCCTTGGTCCTGTATCATCTGTAGGACCGCCCAGTATGCCTCCTGTCTCTATTGCCCCTGCCAAACCTGCTTCTTGGGCCGATATTGCCAGCAAGCCAGCCAAGCCACAGCCCAAGCTGAAAACCAAGGGTGGCATGGCCGGTGCCAATTTGCCTCCTCCACCTATTAAACATAACATGGACATTGGCACTTGGGACAACAAGGGTACAATGCCTAAAGCTGCCACCCCTCAGCAGGTGCCCCCCATCTCCAGTAATGGGCAGCCACCCAGTCAGGCATCCCCCCAGCCTGGAGCTACTGCTGCAGGGACCCCACAACTACCCCTCAGCAATGGACAGATGATACCCCCAGTTTCCCAGATGGGGCAGCATCAGCTTCCACCTACTGGACAGCCAAGTATGTCACAGATGCCCCAACCACCTCTGTCCCAGGGTCCTCCACCTCCTCCCCCTAACCAACAACAGCAACCCTCTCAACCTACTCGCTGGGTCCCTCCAAGGAATCGGGCTAATGGATTTGGGGACACCAGTGGAAATGGTACTGGTCAGTCACCTCCTGCCTCTTCAGGTGTGGGTGTGGTTCCTGGGGTTCCTTCTGAGCCTCACCCAGTTTTAGAAAAGTTGAGAATGGTCAACAACTATAACCCGAAGGACTTCGATTGGAATCCCAAGCAAGGTCGGGTGTTTATCATTAAGAGCTACTCTGAGGATGACATCCACCGTTCCATCAAGTATAACATCTGGTGCAGCACGGAGCATGGCAACAAGAGGCTTGATGCAGCGTACCGTTCACTGGGTGGGAAAGGCCCACTTTATCTTCTTTTCAGTGTCAATGGGAGTGGCCATTTCTGTGGTGTAGCAGAGATGCGCTCACCCGTGGACTACAACACGTCTGCTGGCGTGTGGTCACAGGACAAGTGGAAGGGGCGTTTTGACGTGCGCTGGATCTTTGTTAAGGACGTTCCCAACAGTCAGTTGAGGCACATTCGACTGGAGAACAACGAGAACAAGCCAGTGACCAACTCTCGGGACACACAGGAGGTACCACTGGACAAGGCCCGGCAAGTGCTAAAGATCATCGCTGGATACAAACACACCACTTCAATCTTTGATGACTTTTCTCACTACGAGAAGCGCCAGGAAGAGGAAGAGTGTGTGAAAAAGGTAATTTGTTTGGCAAAAGTGACAAACCTGATAATGCACGACGACTCACACAATGCAAGGAATAAAAGAACATGATGCATTTACAGGTGAAATTAGAGCTTTCTCAGAGCTTATGGTTGTGCACAGTAGGATATGACAaccccccctcacacacacacatcttgtcACTCTTGTCTTTACATGATTGAAAATATGATTATATGTAATCAGCCATATTTATATGTACTATAATAATTAGTGAGGAGGAAAATTGATACAATATTGAAATATTTAATTTTACAATGTGAAATAGATTTATAAAGTCCAAAATCGGCACCATTCAAAATCAGTTGCTGGTTGACACAAGGTGGACATGCAGTATCACTTGAATTCAGCAGAGGGTGCAATGTATAATGTAGTCCTCATTTCCATTTCAAACGCAGACTTGAGAAAAATACAGACAAGAGATTTCTCCAGAGAATTAGAGCACCGCATTCGTAGAgctcaaacctccgccaacactagtttccaattccacaaaattggatcttgaaAAAGACTTTTCATGAGTTAAATTTGATGTGCTCAGTGtcgggagtatgtatttagttcatgtacttgggggggggggcgcgcaagttttttttttgtttttttttttacaacttttttcgtttctgaattctttttcagcttATTTTCACAGAATAttgattatctctgctatgcacaatttgtcattgctttttggcacttggtttctggtaGGGATGTAAATCGTACAAcagctcacgattcaattcgattccgattcttggggtgacaattcgatgcagaattgattttcgattcaaagagctctgagaaatagttatattacttaaaaaaatgtatatgtttaagaaaatgaagCTTTAAAAGGTtagtcaagtgattctagatgtaaatttacttatctgctttgctcgttcggagttggctggcagtttagtgaagcgttggtcagtagttggcagataccgctgctccgctcttTTTAGCTCTGGGTCATGGcgtcgcatgtgggcttgcggatttgaagtgtttccgaagtacttgactttcattttgcacactgcataagtcatgtcaagctccttcttatgcagtaaataataaaaatacaaaatgtgcTCAAACATTGGCTTTCAGCatagacggtgctggctgaattagcgctttgtccgccatgctaagctgcagccactgaactCAACACTAGACCGTCCCCTcgcagggacgctgtagtacagaagccattgcctgacaaacagtacacgcagcgagtaagcaagaaaatggtttttaaaaatgctttttaaaaattgattcttggacattttggatcgattcagaatcgtaataaataaaagCGATTCAGacatgaattgttttttttttttttgtttgttttttttttgttttttttttcggcaTCCCTAGTTTCTGGACTGATAACTGAAGAAAGACAGGCATAAAATTGCAACCTGCATCCAAttttggtgtaggtaaatccataacagaaaaaaatgatttgagatacaacccctggcaaaaattatggaatcaccggcctcggaagatgtttattcagttgtttaattttgtagaaaaaaagcagatcacagacatgacacaaaactaaagtcatttcaaatggtaactttctggctttaagaaacactataagaaatcaggaaaaaaaaattgtggcagtcagtaacggttacttttttagaccaagcagagggaaaaaaatatggaatcactcaattctgaggaaaaaattatggaatcatgaaaaacaaaggaacactccaacacatcactagtattttgttgcaccacctctggcttttataacagcttccagtctctgagtcatggacttaatgagtgacaaacagtactcttcatcaatctggctccaactttctctgattgctgttgccagatcagctttgcaggttggagccttgtcatggaccattttcttcaacttccaccaaagattttcaattggattaagatccggactatttgcaggccatgacattgaccctgtgtgtctttttgcaaggaatgttttcacagtttttgctctatggcaagatgcattatcatcttgaaaaatgatttcatcatccccaaacatcctttcaattgatgggataagagaagtgtccaaaatatcaacataaacttgtgcatttattgatgatgtaatgacagccatctccccagtgcctttacctgacatgcagccccatatcatcaatgactgtggaaatttacatgttctcttcaggcagtcatctttataaatctcattggaacggcaccaaacaaaagttccagcatcatcaccttgcccaatgcagattcgagattcatcactgaatatgactttcatccagtcatccacagtccacgattgcttttccttagcccattgtcaccttgtttttttctgtttaggtgttaatgatggctttcgtttagcttttctgtatgtaaatcccatttcctttaggcggtttcttacagttcggtcacagacgttgactccagtttcctcccattcattcctcatttgttttgttgtgcattttcgatttttgagacatattgctttgttttctgtcttgacgctttgatgtcttccttggtctaccagtatgtttgcctttaacaaccttcccatgtttgtatttggtccagagtttagacacagctgactgtgaacaaccaacatcttttgcaacattgcgtgatgatttaccctcttaagagtttgataatcctctcctttgtttcaattgacatctctcgtgttggagccatgattcatgtcagtccacttggtgcaacagctctccaaggtgtgatcactcctttttagatgcagactaccaagcagatctgatttgatgcaggtgttagttttggggatgaaaatttacagggtgattccataatttattcctcagaattgagtgagtccatatttttttccctctgtttggtctaaaaaagtaaccattactgactaccacaattatttttccttatttcttatagtgtttcttaaagccagaaagttgccatttgaaatgactttagttttgtctcatgtctgtgatcttatttttttccctacaaaattaaacaactgaatgaacatcctccgaggccggtgagtccatactTTTTGCAAGAGGttgtataatgcaaaatgtacaccaaatgggcttttcagtattaattcaaatgtccacaaaatccacaatctggatcaaatgttgccaggtgacagtgagtgccagtgtgcacctcactttcaaatatgagagtgattggggcacatttgttaagatgtaatgtaaaatatgcattaaatggcgttttcaatgttaaatttaaatggccacaagatCAGATCCAGAGCAAACGTTGTCAGTTGATGGATACCATACTACATaacactcaaatatgaaagaaattgtatcttttttgagaatttttgaaaatttgctaaatgttagggatttttcctgaccttTGAccgatgaccttgaaaattgaatcagttcttgcctatcaggatatgaatcttcagtaaaaatttcataactatatatgaaaaattgtggattctaggctgttcacaaacaaacgaacgggtgaaaacataacctccaacttcattggcggaggtaacGAATTGATCACTGATGTGTAAACATTGAGCTGCATGCTTGCGAGTTGAACCTATGGTGGGCTGAGGCTGGGAGTTAGAGCAGCTTTGGAGCAGTCGGTCTCAAGCCCACATTGAGCTGCTCTGTTCAGGACAACCCGCTTATCTCTCTgagcagtttgctgttgaggCACAAAACTGCATACAATTTTCACTTTGAGCTGGAAAAATGTGACTTCAACACAGAGAAACTTTTCCCTACATGCCTGTGTCGTACATCATGATATACCAATTAACTTGTCCAGCCCGAATAAACATTTTCTGTTTTTAGGCAACTTTTCATGCATTCAAGTCTGTGTAAAGGTGGATTTGCAGGCACTCACTTTACTTCAGAAAGTGTTTTAGTTGCCAAATGTATAGAATGGTTCTCCAGGGGAAGGTGTGATGGTGGAAGAGATTTCAAATGTGATGTGCATTTTGGGGAAAAGAATTAACATGCAGTCTTTGGAAGtatattaagattttttttttttgtgatcccAGAATGTAGGAAAAAAAGAGATGAGCTGGATACAAATAAAGGGGGGGGGGTGTATATTAAAAAACACCATATATAGTTGTGTTCAAGATAGGTGTTTTTAAAaacgtgagtaaagctcaaaattctTACAATAGCTTTTATTCCCATAC harbors:
- the ythdf2 gene encoding YTH domain-containing family protein 2; protein product: MSASSLLEQRPKGQANKVQNGAVTQKDTLNDDEFEPYLNTQARQSNAYTAMSDSYMPSYYSPSIGFSYSLNEAAWSTGGDPPMPYLASYGQLSNGEPHYLPDAMFGQPGPLGSNPFLGQHGFNFFPSGIDFSAWGNSSSQGQSGTPQSSGYSSSYAYAPSSLGGAMIDGQSPFAPAANEPLNKAPGMNSLDQGMAGLKIGSAAPGGNGDMTPKVVGSGLPGGGPLGPVSSVGPPSMPPVSIAPAKPASWADIASKPAKPQPKLKTKGGMAGANLPPPPIKHNMDIGTWDNKGTMPKAATPQQVPPISSNGQPPSQASPQPGATAAGTPQLPLSNGQMIPPVSQMGQHQLPPTGQPSMSQMPQPPLSQGPPPPPPNQQQQPSQPTRWVPPRNRANGFGDTSGNGTGQSPPASSGVGVVPGVPSEPHPVLEKLRMVNNYNPKDFDWNPKQGRVFIIKSYSEDDIHRSIKYNIWCSTEHGNKRLDAAYRSLGGKGPLYLLFSVNGSGHFCGVAEMRSPVDYNTSAGVWSQDKWKGRFDVRWIFVKDVPNSQLRHIRLENNENKPVTNSRDTQEVPLDKARQVLKIIAGYKHTTSIFDDFSHYEKRQEEEECVKKVEVQGSEPYPSNPSNRSHYRLQDRQGRVK